ACTTGTTGCTCGCGCTTCACATTCGGCACAACATCCAGCGGAATTGCCGGGTCCGCATGGTCGTAATTGATCGTTGGAGGCAGAGTGCCAGTTTCAATCGTTAGCAGCGAGAACACGGCTTCAATCGCACCGGCTGCGGTCAATGTGTGACCAATCATCGACTTGTTGGACGAAACCGGGATCGAAGAAAGCTGCTCACCAAATACGGTCGAAAGCGCAAGATATTCCATCTTGTCATTTTCAGGCGTCGAAGTGCCATGTGCATTGACATAGGAAAGCTGATCTTCGGTCAGGCCAGCATCGGCAAGTGCTGCGCGCACCGTGCCAATCGCAGGTGACGCGTCTGGCTTTGAGCGGGTGCGATGGAAATCGTCAGCCTTTTCACCACAACCAGCGAGAATGCCGAGCACCTTTGCACCGCGTGCCATGGCGCTTTCAAGCGATTCCATGACCAGCGCGCCTGAACCCTCAGCCATCGCAAAACCATCGCGATCCTTTGAGAAGGGTTTGGAAGCCTTTTCAGGTTTGTCGTTCTGCGTTGAAAGCGCTGAGAGCAGTGAAAAGCGGATGAGCGATTCAGCCGATACAGAACCGTCCGTACCAATCGACAGAACGCGGTCGCTTTCGCCACGGCGAATGGCTTCAACACCGAGCTGGATAGCCGTTGCGCCCGAAGCACATGCGGTCGACAGCGTTACTGGCAGGCCGCGTGTGCCGAAGGCTTCCGACAGCCGTTCAGCGATATAGCCAAACTGCGTTGTATTGAAGAGTTCTTGCTGACGCGCACGACGGCATGCTTTCAGCAGAAGCTGATAGCTGGCCGGGCCTTCATCCTTGATGCTTGCATCGAGCGCAAAGCGGCTTTTCCAGTCGAGTTCAACCGGAGGGGCGGCGAGGAAAAGCGGACCACCAAAATCGCTGACCGAAAAGCCGGACTGTGCAAGCGCTTCTTCACCTGCAAGACGCGCGAGCGCCTCAGACAGAGCGGAAGAGCCGACATTGCTTTCAGGCAGAAAATCGACTGTGCCAGAGAAGCGTGTTTTCAGGCTATCCGTTGGAAAACGGGTGATTTCATGAATGCCAGAACGTCCGCTGGTAAGCGCCGTCCAGTTGTCCTTCTTGCCCTGTCCGAGCGAAGACACAACGCCAGCACCTGTGATGGCAACGATTGGACGGCCGAGATGGTCTGTATATTTGGTCATCTTATGCTCTCACCAGCTTTGCGGCACCTTCAGCGCGTGTTGCGCCGATGGTTGTGACAATGGCCTCGCTTACAGTCCCGTCAACAGCCTTTTCCGAGGCGTTGCACGGCGCAAAAGCTTCGCCTTTCCAGACGGAAATGGCTGCGAGTGCGAGTGCGAGCGGAAACTGTGCTTCGCGCAAATGACCGGTCAGACCGGAAATGCCGCGATAGGCTGCGGAAATATCTTCAAGAGCAGCTTTTTCGGCAGCCGTCGCTTCATGTGCGCCAGAGGCACCCGAAACTACATATACAGGCTCTTTCCCGCCATTAGCAGCGAGAACGAGTTCACGCACCGTCTTTGCGAGATCGGCTGCATCGCGGCGAACCTGCGCGCTTTCGATATTCGCGATTTCTGCATAGGCGCGCGCACCGCGCTTTTGTGCATGTTCTGCGCTTTCAAGCACAAGGAATACGCCGCCTGAGCCGGAAATCATGCCGCCACCTGCTGAGCCTTCACGGTCCCAAAGCGATGTCCAGCCGTCATGCTTGAGCAATCCACCAAGCTCATGACCAAGAATCATGTCGAAATGTTCGGAATTATATGATCCGCCAACCAGCGCATGTGTGCTCTGACCTGAGCGAATACGCGCTGCCGCGGTTTCAATCGCTGAAATGCCCGAACCTTCTTCGCCCATGAAAGTACGCGATGAGCCAGTCACCTTGTGTACGATGGAGATATTACCAGCGAGCAAATTGGAAAGCTGGGCCAGAAACAGGGTAGGGCGCAGCTCGGTCGAAAGTTTCTCATTGAGCATCACACCGCGATTGTTACTGGTGCGTCCTTCCTCGAGAATCTGCATATCGACGGTGATATCGCGTTCGCCGCCACCAGCGCCCACAATCATATCCATGCTGGCGCAGAGCGCTTCGTCGTCCTTCATGCCAGCATCGTCGAGCGCGAGACCTGCCGCATAGGTGCCAAGCCGCTGCCATGTCTCCATCTGGCGCTGGTCGCCACGCTTAGGGATCTGTAAACCCCAATCGACTTCGCCCAGCGGATGAACTGTGTAAGGCGCAAAGGCTTCTTTTTCGAGGCGGGGTTCAGAACCAGCCTTTGAAAAAGCGTTCCAATGCGCATCTAGCCCTTCGCCTAGCGATGAGATGA
This genomic stretch from Brucella pseudogrignonensis harbors:
- a CDS encoding beta-ketoacyl-ACP synthase — encoded protein: MQSNKVVITGIGIISSLGEGLDAHWNAFSKAGSEPRLEKEAFAPYTVHPLGEVDWGLQIPKRGDQRQMETWQRLGTYAAGLALDDAGMKDDEALCASMDMIVGAGGGERDITVDMQILEEGRTSNNRGVMLNEKLSTELRPTLFLAQLSNLLAGNISIVHKVTGSSRTFMGEEGSGISAIETAAARIRSGQSTHALVGGSYNSEHFDMILGHELGGLLKHDGWTSLWDREGSAGGGMISGSGGVFLVLESAEHAQKRGARAYAEIANIESAQVRRDAADLAKTVRELVLAANGGKEPVYVVSGASGAHEATAAEKAALEDISAAYRGISGLTGHLREAQFPLALALAAISVWKGEAFAPCNASEKAVDGTVSEAIVTTIGATRAEGAAKLVRA
- a CDS encoding beta-ketoacyl-ACP synthase; protein product: MTKYTDHLGRPIVAITGAGVVSSLGQGKKDNWTALTSGRSGIHEITRFPTDSLKTRFSGTVDFLPESNVGSSALSEALARLAGEEALAQSGFSVSDFGGPLFLAAPPVELDWKSRFALDASIKDEGPASYQLLLKACRRARQQELFNTTQFGYIAERLSEAFGTRGLPVTLSTACASGATAIQLGVEAIRRGESDRVLSIGTDGSVSAESLIRFSLLSALSTQNDKPEKASKPFSKDRDGFAMAEGSGALVMESLESAMARGAKVLGILAGCGEKADDFHRTRSKPDASPAIGTVRAALADAGLTEDQLSYVNAHGTSTPENDKMEYLALSTVFGEQLSSIPVSSNKSMIGHTLTAAGAIEAVFSLLTIETGTLPPTINYDHADPAIPLDVVPNVKREQQVSTVLSNSFGFGGQNTSLVLTANPN